The Rhodohalobacter sp. SW132 genome includes a region encoding these proteins:
- a CDS encoding ankyrin repeat domain-containing protein, translated as MESSPLLQAAKDGNLETVKNLHLEGADLNETHKNGSSALIFAAENGHLDVVQYLIENGADPGVQTRMGGTALSRAAEQENTEILRYLLDSGTPIGEMALIVAAREGNVEGVKLLIEAGADVNARQRWGQTALMLAAREGHDRVVNILLDNGANVAAKDKNGDTALNIANDNENLDIAIRLKRAGAKAPVKKPTPSPAIDEDDDEDDLPGDSEEGVDELIGDDDLGDDIDLDDEDDDR; from the coding sequence ATGGAGTCATCTCCCTTATTACAAGCCGCTAAAGATGGAAATCTCGAAACCGTAAAGAATCTGCATCTCGAAGGTGCCGATCTTAACGAAACTCACAAGAACGGTTCGAGCGCGCTTATTTTTGCAGCCGAAAACGGCCATCTGGATGTTGTTCAGTACCTGATTGAAAACGGAGCCGATCCTGGTGTACAGACAAGAATGGGCGGAACCGCACTTAGTCGTGCGGCTGAGCAAGAAAACACGGAAATTCTCAGGTATCTTCTCGATTCGGGAACCCCAATCGGGGAGATGGCGCTGATTGTTGCTGCCCGGGAAGGAAATGTTGAAGGAGTTAAGCTTTTAATTGAAGCCGGGGCTGATGTAAACGCACGGCAGCGTTGGGGGCAAACCGCCCTGATGCTTGCTGCAAGAGAAGGGCACGACAGGGTGGTGAATATACTGCTTGATAACGGGGCAAATGTCGCTGCTAAAGATAAAAACGGAGATACGGCACTCAATATCGCAAACGATAATGAAAACCTGGATATTGCAATACGCCTGAAGAGAGCGGGTGCCAAAGCTCCAGTGAAAAAACCTACGCCAAGTCCTGCAATCGATGAAGATGATGACGAAGATGATCTGCCGGGTGATTCCGAAGAGGGCGTGGATGAATTGATTGGTGATGACGACCTGGGAGACGATATCGATCTCGATGATGAGGATGATGACCGCTGA